The Plectropomus leopardus isolate mb unplaced genomic scaffold, YSFRI_Pleo_2.0 unplaced_scaffold15654, whole genome shotgun sequence genome contains the following window.
GACATCATCCTCAGCACCCTGCAGAACATCACAGAGGGTCTGGTCGTCTACCCCAAAGTCATCGAGAGACACATCCGCCATGAGCTGCCCTTCATGGCCACAGAGAACATCATCATGGCCATGGTGAAGGCTGGCGGGAACAGACAGGTGTGGTGGTGATTTTCGATTTGGGTGTAGACTGAGCTGAATTGATTTTCGACGTTTAAGGACAGCTCACTGCGTCCTGATGCTGATACTTCAATAAAATCTTTTGCTCCATCAGGACTGCCACGAGAAGATCCGTGTTCTGTCGCAGGAGGCAGCGGCCGTGGTCAAACAGGAGGGCGGGGATAACGACCTGCTGACCAGAGTCCAGAGAGACCCGTACTTCGCCCCCATTCTGGGGCAGCTGGACGCCATACTGGACCCCAAGACCTTTATCGGCCGCGCTCCCCAGCAGGTACAACAAAGCAGCCTGCTGTCTTTATTCCTGACTGCTCTAAGCTTTACCCCACAGGGCTCCACCATGTAAAGGACTGAATTTAATTTGAGTAATTTCAGGGTCTGGAAAAGCATGGAAAAAAGaagagtgtgtaaaaatatcCGTGTGTCCAGACTTTTGCTGCTCTTTTTCTAAATTACAGAGTTcagattttctaaaaatatattgttcataaaagcagagtattttttttgGCGTTTGGAGCAGGCAGCCAGCGCAGCCAAAATGTTCACCACTGTGTGAGCGAAGTTTGGCCAGAGCGAGCTTCATGGTGTCGAAAGCATGGCATGTGACTGAATACACACTCACGCGCAGAGCTGCATTTACGCTCGTACGTCACAGCCTGCAACAGCTCCGCCCCAAGTGCCTGATAACTTTCAGATCTGGACATTTGTGATCGaaacagttggaaaaaaaatcacaaatagcTAAAATTCTGCAAACATTTCTGAGTTATGCAGTGATAGGTGACAGaggtcagtttttttctctttggagAGATGAATTTGTCTGGTTTTGGTGTTAATTGATTTGCCTTTAGGCAGCATATAAACATACATGAACCCAACATCCATGTTAACAGTTTGAACTCaaaatttatttacaaaataaacagcttGCTGTTTGTACTTGAATGTCAAATATGattcaaatttaaattctgaaaagtaTGGAGCTGAtggaaaatgtttgggaaaccTGATACTAATAGTGAGGAATATGTCCTGTCGTCCAGGTGACCAGGTTCCTGTCTGAGGAAGTTCGCCCCCTGCTGGAGCCGTACAAGGCTAAGATGGATGTCAAGATTGAGCTTGAGCTCtaacgcatgcacacacacacacacacacacacacacacacacacacacacagatacaaagaCATGCACATGAGCCAACAGCGCGAGACTTGATCGTGGCGTGTTGCTGTGCTGAGCACCGCGCCTCAATAAATAACAATCAGTGAATTATTTCGTCTCTatcacagtgttttcatttctgccagCTGCATTTGAATAAGAAAAGAGCTCAAAATGGTACTATTATTTGAAATGAGGTACACCTCAAACTAAAAAGCGTGTATTTTCAGGAGTCACCGTGCAGCACGAAGAAGTGTCCCAGAAATAAAGCCTTGTGTATCTTGACAAAGCCACAGCGTGTTGCACCGACCAAATAACCAAATGACCGAAATCTGCGAAAATCGGGAAGTCAAACCTCTCAGCTTCTGACTGAACACAGATAACAGTGTGTGATATAAATATGGTAATAATTTTTGTTGAGTGTTTCTATCACATTTACTGACAGGAACCAATGGTCATATATGCTTCAAGAGCCTTTACAACCTgcta
Protein-coding sequences here:
- the LOC121964449 gene encoding adenylosuccinate lyase-like gives rise to the protein MATENIIMAMVKAGGNRQDCHEKIRVLSQEAAAVVKQEGGDNDLLTRVQRDPYFAPILGQLDAILDPKTFIGRAPQQVTRFLSEEVRPLLEPYKAKMDVKIELEL